The following are from one region of the Staphylococcus schleiferi genome:
- the der gene encoding ribosome biogenesis GTPase Der, translating into MTKPVVAIVGRPNVGKSTIFNRIVGERVSIVEDTPGVTRDRIYASGDWLTHEFNIIDTGGIEIGDAPFQTQIRAQAEIAIDEADVIIFMVNVREGITQSDEMVAQMLYKSKKPVVLAVNKVDNHEMRNDIYDFYSLGFGEPFPLSGSHGLGLGDLLEEVAKHFKPEEEDPYDEDTIRLSLIGRPNVGKSSLINAILGEDRVIVSNVAGTTRDAIDTAYSYEGQEYVLIDTAGMRKRGKVYESTEKYSVLRALKAIERSNVVLVVLDAEQGIIEQDKRVAGYAHEEGKAIVIVVNKWDTLEKDSKTMKKFMDDVRQNFQFLDYAQIAFVSAKEGTRLRTLFPLINEASENHKKRVQSSTLNEVITDAIAMNPTPTDKGRRLNVFYATQVAIEPPTFVVFVNDVELLHFSYKRYLENQIRQAFGFEGTPVHIIARKRN; encoded by the coding sequence ATGACGAAACCTGTAGTTGCTATCGTTGGTCGTCCTAACGTTGGAAAATCTACTATTTTTAACCGCATCGTCGGCGAGCGTGTGTCCATCGTAGAAGATACACCTGGTGTGACACGTGACCGTATTTATGCAAGTGGCGATTGGTTAACACACGAATTTAATATTATTGATACTGGCGGTATCGAAATAGGGGATGCACCTTTTCAAACACAAATTCGCGCACAAGCCGAAATTGCGATTGATGAAGCAGATGTCATTATATTTATGGTCAATGTGCGTGAAGGTATCACTCAAAGTGATGAAATGGTTGCACAGATGCTATATAAATCAAAAAAGCCGGTCGTATTGGCTGTCAATAAAGTAGATAATCATGAAATGCGCAATGATATTTATGACTTTTACTCCCTTGGATTTGGAGAACCATTCCCACTTTCGGGCTCACACGGACTTGGTCTTGGAGATTTATTAGAAGAGGTCGCAAAACATTTTAAACCTGAGGAAGAAGATCCATATGATGAAGACACGATACGATTATCATTAATTGGAAGACCTAACGTGGGTAAGTCTAGTTTAATCAATGCGATTCTTGGTGAAGATCGTGTTATCGTCTCTAATGTTGCAGGAACAACACGTGATGCTATTGATACTGCATACAGCTATGAAGGTCAAGAATATGTATTAATTGATACGGCAGGTATGCGTAAAAGAGGTAAAGTCTACGAATCTACTGAAAAATATTCAGTGTTACGTGCATTGAAAGCAATTGAACGTTCTAATGTCGTCCTTGTAGTACTCGATGCAGAACAAGGCATTATTGAACAAGACAAACGTGTTGCGGGCTACGCACACGAAGAAGGAAAAGCTATCGTAATCGTTGTCAATAAATGGGACACATTAGAAAAAGACAGTAAAACAATGAAAAAATTTATGGATGATGTTAGACAAAACTTCCAATTTTTAGACTATGCACAAATCGCTTTTGTATCTGCTAAAGAAGGTACGCGTTTACGCACGTTATTCCCGCTTATTAACGAAGCAAGTGAAAATCATAAAAAACGTGTACAAAGTTCAACGCTGAACGAAGTTATTACAGATGCCATTGCAATGAATCCAACACCTACGGATAAAGGCCGCAGACTGAATGTATTTTATGCTACACAAGTCGCTATTGAGCCACCAACATTTGTGGTGTTTGTGAATGATGTTGAATTATTACACTTCTCATACAAACGTTACCTTGAAAATCAAATTAGACAAGCGTTCGGTTTTGAAGGTACGCCTGTTCACATTATTGCTCGAAAACGAAACTAA
- a CDS encoding NAD(P)H-dependent glycerol-3-phosphate dehydrogenase, whose product MTNITVFGTGSFGTALANVLAENSHNTLMWGKTLSTVEEINTHHTNHNYLKNVELNHYIKATTNIEAAIDHADIFLVALPTKAIREVMTQVNGLLTTRKSFIHVTKGIENETFKRVSEMLADTISPEYNAGIGVLSGPSHAEEVVIKQPTTVAAASSDSELRKCIQDLFMTDYLRVYTNDDLVGVELGGALKNIIAIASGVLVGMGFGDNAKAALMTRGLAEITRLGVKLGADPLTFQGLGGIGDLIVTCTSTHSRNFTLGYQLGKGKKLKEIMSEMNMVAEGVYTTESVYHLSHAVQVEMPITEALYRVLFEDEPVERAVKALMGRTKKSE is encoded by the coding sequence ATGACTAACATTACCGTGTTTGGTACAGGTAGTTTTGGTACTGCATTAGCAAATGTTCTAGCAGAGAATAGCCATAACACACTCATGTGGGGTAAAACTTTATCAACAGTTGAAGAGATTAACACACATCATACTAACCATAATTATTTGAAAAACGTGGAATTAAATCACTATATTAAGGCGACAACAAATATCGAAGCGGCAATTGATCATGCAGATATTTTCCTTGTTGCCTTACCCACAAAGGCTATCCGAGAGGTAATGACACAAGTCAATGGGTTGTTAACGACTCGAAAATCGTTTATCCACGTTACGAAAGGGATTGAAAACGAGACATTTAAGCGTGTATCTGAAATGTTAGCAGACACGATTTCTCCTGAATATAATGCTGGCATTGGTGTTCTATCAGGACCGAGTCATGCTGAAGAAGTCGTTATTAAACAACCTACAACTGTCGCAGCTGCATCAAGTGATTCTGAGTTACGTAAATGTATCCAAGACCTTTTTATGACTGACTATTTACGTGTTTATACGAATGATGATTTAGTTGGCGTAGAACTCGGAGGCGCTTTGAAAAATATTATTGCGATTGCGAGTGGTGTATTAGTCGGTATGGGCTTTGGCGATAATGCAAAGGCAGCTTTAATGACACGAGGGCTTGCTGAAATAACAAGACTGGGTGTCAAATTAGGAGCTGACCCTCTTACTTTCCAAGGTTTAGGAGGCATTGGAGATTTAATCGTGACTTGTACTTCAACACATTCTCGTAACTTCACATTAGGTTATCAGCTCGGTAAGGGGAAAAAGTTGAAAGAAATTATGAGTGAAATGAATATGGTTGCCGAAGGTGTTTATACAACTGAATCTGTGTATCATTTATCTCACGCTGTACAAGTGGAGATGCCAATCACTGAGGCGTTATACCGTGTACTGTTCGAGGATGAACCTGTTGAACGCGCAGTAAAAGCCTTAATGGGAAGAACTAAAAAATCAGAATAA
- a CDS encoding HU family DNA-binding protein, translating to MNKTDLINAVADQAELTKKEAGQAVDAVFESIQKTLAKGEKVQLIGFGNFEVRERAARKGRNPQTGKEIDIPASKVPAFKAGKALKDAVK from the coding sequence ATGAACAAAACTGACTTAATCAACGCTGTTGCTGATCAAGCTGAACTTACTAAAAAAGAAGCTGGTCAAGCAGTTGATGCTGTTTTTGAATCAATTCAAAAAACACTAGCTAAAGGTGAAAAAGTACAACTAATCGGTTTCGGTAACTTTGAGGTACGTGAACGTGCTGCACGTAAAGGACGTAACCCTCAAACTGGTAAAGAAATTGATATTCCTGCAAGTAAAGTTCCAGCTTTCAAAGCAGGTAAAGCATTGAAAGATGCAGTGAAATAA
- a CDS encoding heptaprenyl diphosphate synthase component 1 has protein sequence MENTLTYLQRQIDNRLNQLNQPDNIHINKPLSHLLDQLSVPLNAKLACLSIDTSMKHLDRISFYHYERDAILIGDLMSAHYYQLIADLKDVHFQLKMSQAIVKINELKSFIQHQGKALSQKEFLETIITIETLLIKVLIDRFSKETEFNTLRAYLINHLEIQHLTYLIDFDTTEIEETINQLQNYIKE, from the coding sequence ATGGAGAATACTTTAACGTATTTACAACGACAAATTGATAATCGACTGAATCAATTGAATCAACCAGATAATATACATATTAATAAACCATTAAGTCATTTGTTAGATCAGTTATCAGTCCCTTTAAATGCGAAACTTGCATGCCTTTCAATTGATACATCGATGAAGCATTTAGATCGGATTAGCTTCTATCATTATGAACGGGATGCAATTTTAATAGGTGATTTAATGAGTGCCCACTATTATCAATTAATAGCGGATTTAAAAGATGTTCATTTTCAACTTAAAATGAGTCAGGCGATTGTTAAAATAAATGAACTGAAATCATTCATACAACATCAAGGCAAAGCGCTAAGCCAAAAAGAATTTTTGGAGACAATCATTACGATTGAAACCCTCTTAATTAAAGTTCTAATTGACCGATTCAGCAAAGAAACTGAATTTAATACTCTTCGTGCCTACCTGATTAATCATCTTGAAATTCAACATTTAACCTATCTCATCGATTTTGATACGACTGAGATTGAAGAGACGATTAACCAACTCCAAAATTATATTAAAGAATAA
- the ndk gene encoding nucleoside-diphosphate kinase, whose protein sequence is MEKSFVMIKPDAVQRKLIGEIVQRIEQKGLKLVGAKLMTVSKSLAETHYQEHEGKPFYSSLVSFITSAPVFAMVVEGENAVAVARHIIGSTNPSEATPGSIRGDLGLTVGRNVIHGSDSVASAEREIALWFNEEEISTYHTPDETWLYEG, encoded by the coding sequence ATGGAAAAAAGCTTTGTAATGATTAAACCAGATGCTGTTCAACGTAAATTAATAGGTGAAATTGTACAGCGCATTGAGCAAAAAGGTTTAAAACTTGTAGGTGCCAAATTGATGACAGTTTCTAAATCTCTTGCAGAAACACATTATCAAGAACATGAAGGGAAACCATTTTATTCTTCATTAGTTTCTTTCATTACTTCAGCACCTGTATTCGCAATGGTTGTAGAAGGAGAAAATGCTGTTGCAGTCGCACGACACATTATCGGTAGCACAAATCCATCTGAAGCTACACCAGGCTCAATTCGAGGAGATTTAGGCTTGACTGTTGGCCGTAATGTCATCCACGGCTCAGACTCTGTCGCATCTGCAGAACGAGAAATTGCTTTATGGTTTAACGAAGAAGAAATCAGTACATATCATACACCAGATGAAACTTGGTTGTATGAAGGTTAA
- the aroC gene encoding chorismate synthase codes for MLRFLTSGESHGPQLTVIIEGLPSNMKIDIDQINEEMFKRQGGYGRGRRMQIEKDTVEIVSGVRHGYTLGSPVTIVIKNDDFTHWRNIMGAEPISEEAQDNMKRVITKPRPGHADLVGGMKYNHRDLRNVLERSSARETAARVAVGALCKQMLNQLGIDVYSRVVEIGGIKDQGLYDIETIIENVDQNDVRVIDSQIAQAVRDKIDQAKKDGDSIGGVVQVIVNHMPIGIGSYVHYDRKLDGRIAQSVVGINAFKGVSFGEGFKAGEKLGSEIQDPILFSEEKGYYRDSNHLGGLEGGMSNGMPIIVNGVMKPIPTLYKPLDSVDIDTKAPFKATIERSDSCAVPAASVVCEHAVSFEISKAILEEFGSHDFARLAQLVTERRELNKTF; via the coding sequence ATGTTAAGGTTTTTAACTTCTGGAGAATCACATGGACCGCAATTAACAGTTATTATTGAGGGATTGCCTTCAAATATGAAAATCGACATCGATCAAATCAACGAAGAAATGTTTAAACGTCAAGGCGGTTACGGCCGAGGTCGCCGTATGCAAATTGAAAAAGATACAGTTGAAATTGTTTCTGGTGTGCGTCACGGCTATACTTTAGGAAGTCCTGTTACCATTGTCATAAAGAACGATGATTTTACACATTGGCGCAATATTATGGGGGCTGAACCTATCTCAGAAGAAGCGCAAGACAATATGAAACGTGTCATTACTAAACCGCGTCCAGGACACGCTGATTTAGTTGGCGGGATGAAATACAACCATCGTGATTTACGCAATGTCTTAGAGCGCTCATCTGCACGAGAGACTGCTGCAAGAGTGGCTGTGGGGGCACTTTGCAAGCAAATGCTTAACCAATTAGGTATAGATGTTTATAGTCGTGTTGTTGAAATTGGTGGTATTAAAGATCAAGGTCTTTATGATATTGAAACAATTATAGAAAATGTAGATCAAAATGATGTCCGCGTGATTGATTCTCAAATTGCTCAAGCTGTCCGTGATAAAATCGATCAAGCTAAAAAAGACGGCGACTCCATTGGTGGTGTGGTACAAGTAATCGTAAACCATATGCCAATCGGTATAGGAAGTTATGTGCATTATGATAGAAAATTAGATGGTCGTATTGCACAAAGTGTCGTTGGTATTAATGCATTTAAAGGTGTTAGTTTCGGCGAAGGCTTTAAAGCGGGTGAAAAGTTAGGCAGTGAAATACAAGATCCCATTTTGTTTTCAGAGGAAAAAGGTTACTACAGAGACTCCAATCATCTTGGTGGTTTAGAAGGCGGAATGTCAAATGGGATGCCAATCATTGTGAACGGTGTTATGAAGCCAATTCCTACATTGTATAAACCACTTGATTCAGTAGATATTGATACGAAAGCACCATTTAAAGCAACGATTGAACGTTCAGATAGTTGTGCTGTTCCTGCTGCGAGTGTCGTCTGTGAACACGCGGTATCTTTTGAAATCTCGAAAGCAATTTTAGAAGAATTTGGTTCACATGATTTCGCACGCTTAGCTCAACTTGTAACAGAGAGACGCGAACTTAACAAAACATTTTAA
- the aroB gene encoding 3-dehydroquinate synthase: protein MEFTTTYAQNNYPIIVAHSSLNKLTEFTSSYQHTFVFVDASVYQLWKSKIDQLVTAQAMTCITIPSGEQVKYFSYYEEYLELLLSYHPTRNTCLVAIGGGATGDFVGFLAATLLRGVDFIQVPTTLLAHDSSIGGKVGINTKQGKNLVGAFHRPKAVLYDLDFLETLPENEILSGYAEVYKHALLRNENATKALENQYPSQVELKSLKQIETYLIQGIQTKLQIVVEDEKEKGQRQFLNLGHTFGHAVEYHHRLPHGYAVMIGILYQFIVSNILFNTSFNLQHYYRYFKSLGYPLEIIASFQFEPLYALMLHDKKNDADGVRMVLLKDIGSPIAVHVNHNILHQAFTQLKQLHKEVN from the coding sequence TTGGAATTTACAACCACATACGCACAAAATAATTATCCTATTATTGTCGCACATTCATCCTTAAACAAGCTAACCGAATTCACTTCGAGTTATCAGCACACTTTCGTCTTCGTAGATGCATCGGTATATCAACTCTGGAAAAGTAAAATCGATCAACTTGTGACCGCTCAAGCGATGACGTGTATCACGATTCCATCAGGAGAGCAAGTCAAATATTTCTCATATTATGAAGAGTACTTAGAGTTATTATTATCATATCATCCCACTCGAAATACCTGTCTTGTTGCTATTGGAGGTGGCGCTACAGGAGATTTTGTGGGCTTTTTAGCTGCTACACTTTTGAGAGGCGTAGATTTTATACAAGTTCCTACGACACTTTTGGCACACGATTCAAGTATCGGAGGTAAGGTCGGCATTAATACAAAGCAAGGTAAAAATTTAGTAGGCGCATTTCACCGGCCAAAAGCAGTGCTATATGATTTAGACTTTTTAGAGACATTACCTGAAAATGAAATATTAAGTGGCTATGCTGAAGTTTATAAGCATGCTTTATTGAGAAATGAAAATGCAACAAAAGCATTAGAAAATCAATATCCGAGTCAAGTAGAGCTCAAATCTTTAAAACAAATCGAAACATACTTAATTCAAGGGATCCAAACAAAATTACAAATTGTCGTTGAAGATGAGAAAGAAAAGGGACAACGGCAGTTTTTAAATTTAGGTCATACTTTTGGACACGCAGTGGAATATCACCATCGACTCCCACATGGTTATGCCGTTATGATTGGTATATTATATCAATTTATCGTATCAAATATTTTATTCAACACTTCGTTTAATCTTCAACACTATTATCGTTACTTCAAATCATTAGGTTATCCGTTGGAAATCATCGCGTCGTTTCAATTTGAACCGTTATATGCGTTGATGTTACATGATAAAAAAAATGACGCTGATGGTGTACGCATGGTTTTACTAAAAGACATCGGCAGTCCTATTGCAGTCCATGTGAATCATAACATTTTACATCAAGCATTTACGCAACTTAAGCAACTCCACAAAGAGGTGAATTAA
- the aroA gene encoding 3-phosphoshikimate 1-carboxyvinyltransferase, giving the protein MQTITLKGPLKGEITVPGDKSMTHRAIIFASLAKGKSVIYQPLLGEDCLRTAKIFEKLGVKMTITSEKIVIDSPGYQDFKTPRQCLYTGNSGTTTRLLAGLFGGMGLRSVLSGDASIAKRPMNRILQPLQKMNINMSGVDENYTPLIVMPSQVRGIDYQMPVASAQVKSAILLAGLFANEETVIHEIEMSRNHTETMFAHYQIPVETNQLTVTLPPRGIDHIVARDFYVPGDISSAAFLIVAALITPNSDITIHNVGINPTRDGIIEIVQKMGGCLTLTQQTDGPEPTATLRVQYTPHLKGIEIGGSLIPRCIDELPVIALLCTQAASSSIIKDAEELKVKETNRIDTTANELSKLGLKLKPTEDGLIIEPSTVSRLSDLDSHTDHRIGMMLAVASLLTEQSVHIHQFESVNVSFPGFLPMLKQLENEG; this is encoded by the coding sequence ATGCAAACCATAACATTAAAAGGTCCTCTAAAAGGGGAAATCACGGTCCCCGGAGACAAATCAATGACACACCGTGCAATCATTTTTGCTTCTTTAGCGAAAGGAAAGTCAGTCATCTATCAACCTCTGTTAGGTGAAGATTGTTTACGTACAGCTAAAATATTTGAAAAACTAGGGGTCAAGATGACTATCACATCAGAAAAAATAGTGATTGATTCACCAGGGTATCAAGATTTTAAAACACCCCGTCAATGTTTATATACAGGTAATTCAGGTACAACAACGAGACTATTAGCAGGATTATTTGGCGGGATGGGGTTAAGAAGTGTGCTTTCAGGTGATGCATCGATTGCAAAAAGACCCATGAATCGTATCTTACAACCTCTTCAAAAGATGAATATCAACATGAGTGGTGTTGATGAAAACTATACACCACTCATTGTAATGCCAAGTCAAGTTAGAGGCATAGATTATCAAATGCCTGTTGCAAGTGCGCAAGTTAAAAGTGCTATTTTATTAGCGGGTTTGTTTGCCAATGAAGAAACCGTTATACACGAAATAGAAATGTCTCGTAATCACACAGAAACAATGTTTGCCCATTATCAGATTCCTGTTGAAACAAATCAATTAACAGTGACATTACCCCCGAGAGGGATTGACCACATTGTTGCGCGAGATTTTTATGTTCCAGGTGACATCTCTTCGGCCGCTTTTCTTATTGTTGCTGCCTTAATAACACCGAATAGTGATATTACGATACACAATGTAGGAATCAATCCTACACGTGATGGCATCATTGAAATTGTACAAAAAATGGGAGGCTGCCTTACATTAACGCAACAAACGGACGGACCTGAGCCTACAGCGACCCTTCGTGTACAATATACACCTCATTTAAAAGGGATTGAAATTGGCGGTTCACTTATCCCACGTTGTATTGATGAATTGCCAGTGATTGCATTACTCTGTACACAAGCTGCAAGTTCAAGTATCATAAAAGATGCTGAAGAATTAAAGGTAAAAGAAACCAATCGAATTGATACGACAGCAAATGAACTGAGTAAACTTGGCTTAAAATTAAAACCGACAGAAGATGGACTTATCATTGAGCCTTCAACAGTTTCTAGACTTTCAGATCTCGATAGCCATACGGATCATAGAATCGGTATGATGCTAGCAGTTGCTTCATTACTCACTGAACAATCTGTACATATTCATCAATTTGAAAGTGTAAACGTATCTTTCCCGGGGTTCTTACCTATGTTAAAACAATTAGAAAATGAGGGATAG
- a CDS encoding tetratricopeptide repeat protein, with the protein MQDIYKLIDDINLQKLNQLDSRVQQALESDDDDALFVLGETLYNFGLTPQGLEVFRTLYMKYPDEDEVLIYFIDGLISENHTDEALEYLNEVPLTPERLMLEADLYQQISMVDIAIEKVQQAIDMQPADPIIHFALAELLYFDGQYLRASREYDTVLESGEYEINGINLFSRLADSSLQSGNYTDALRWFDEINEKELHSEDYLKKAIAYEKNDLTHEAIKLMKTLLQKDPDFIQGYYYLQQLYENEKSFADAIEIGQEGLRLNQFYKELMYSTGALQIEHGDQNEGVELLKQALEVDPSYQEPLLMLADLFRKEEEYEAIIELVQFVNEEDMDPQFVWQLAYAFGEEERDKEAQHFYELAFDTYKENIDFLKDYYYYLIEVGQTDQAKGILETLIEKDKGNATWIEEQERLM; encoded by the coding sequence ATGCAAGACATCTACAAATTAATCGATGATATCAATCTACAAAAATTAAATCAGCTTGATTCTCGAGTACAACAAGCATTGGAATCTGACGATGATGATGCGTTGTTCGTTTTAGGTGAGACACTGTACAATTTTGGTCTAACACCTCAAGGTCTTGAAGTTTTTAGAACACTTTATATGAAGTATCCCGATGAAGATGAAGTACTAATTTATTTTATTGATGGATTGATTTCCGAAAATCATACAGACGAAGCTTTAGAATATTTAAACGAAGTCCCACTTACTCCCGAACGTTTAATGTTAGAAGCAGATTTATATCAACAAATCAGTATGGTCGATATCGCAATAGAAAAAGTACAACAAGCGATTGATATGCAACCTGCGGATCCGATTATACATTTTGCGCTTGCGGAGCTTCTTTATTTCGACGGGCAATATTTACGTGCTTCGCGAGAATATGACACTGTTCTTGAAAGTGGTGAATATGAAATCAATGGTATCAATTTGTTTTCTAGATTAGCCGACAGTAGCCTTCAAAGCGGTAATTATACCGATGCATTGCGTTGGTTTGATGAAATCAACGAAAAAGAGCTTCATTCTGAAGACTACTTGAAAAAAGCAATTGCTTATGAAAAAAATGATTTAACGCATGAAGCGATTAAACTCATGAAAACTTTATTGCAAAAAGATCCGGATTTCATTCAAGGGTATTATTATTTACAACAATTATATGAAAATGAAAAAAGTTTTGCAGATGCCATTGAGATTGGCCAAGAGGGGTTACGACTCAACCAATTTTATAAAGAATTAATGTATAGTACAGGCGCACTACAAATTGAACATGGTGACCAAAACGAAGGTGTCGAATTGTTAAAACAAGCCCTTGAAGTTGACCCAAGTTATCAAGAACCTTTATTGATGCTTGCAGACTTATTTAGAAAAGAAGAAGAGTATGAAGCGATTATTGAGTTGGTGCAATTCGTCAATGAAGAAGATATGGATCCTCAATTTGTATGGCAATTGGCATATGCATTTGGAGAAGAAGAACGTGATAAAGAAGCGCAGCATTTTTATGAACTCGCTTTCGACACGTATAAAGAAAATATCGACTTCTTAAAAGATTACTATTATTATCTCATCGAAGTCGGTCAGACAGATCAAGCAAAAGGAATACTCGAAACACTTATTGAGAAAGATAAAGGTAATGCAACATGGATTGAAGAACAAGAACGTTTAATGTAA
- a CDS encoding YpiB family protein yields the protein MYEVHLNYEKRNFIDYLLFHYQFKSRISVWLLNLIRANSERLERIHFVDHIVQGHPTLEIATEDAPFVAIKYHDTHTILMNSNEIFHNIVQHDGIIDIKIHFGHTSQRDKRMDHLLLHQIITSYNNHDYLKDMYTIELSKNIEHQLIHTIQSQIDLSLNMNDVEAFHHFSNVLNLLELRHMND from the coding sequence ATGTATGAAGTGCATTTAAATTACGAAAAAAGAAACTTTATTGATTATCTGCTATTTCATTATCAATTTAAATCAAGAATTAGCGTTTGGCTCTTAAACCTTATCAGAGCTAATAGCGAAAGACTCGAACGCATTCATTTTGTTGATCATATTGTACAGGGGCATCCCACGCTTGAAATTGCAACTGAAGATGCCCCGTTTGTTGCAATTAAGTATCATGATACACATACGATTTTAATGAATTCAAACGAGATTTTTCACAATATCGTGCAGCACGATGGGATTATTGATATAAAAATCCATTTTGGACATACATCCCAACGCGATAAGAGAATGGATCACCTATTATTACATCAAATCATTACTTCTTACAATAACCATGATTACTTAAAAGATATGTATACCATTGAATTATCTAAAAATATTGAGCATCAGTTAATTCACACTATTCAATCACAAATCGATTTAAGCCTTAACATGAACGATGTAGAGGCTTTTCATCATTTTTCAAACGTTTTGAACTTATTAGAACTACGCCACATGAATGACTAA
- a CDS encoding DUF1405 domain-containing protein — MLWTQIQNMLIYNRAPYLFLILFNILGTIYGYIWYQPRLATTPWYFWPFVPDSPTATLFLVVSLILLYVNKKSAVIDALAFVTLIKYGVWAVLMNIILFVHDQTIYVMGVVLLMMHAIMAIQAFLFLPLFKFTECSMIVSIIWVFHNDVIDYVFHQYPVYGGLSQYETQIGYISFWLSVISILFLIYFTRQGKKIDPI, encoded by the coding sequence ATGCTATGGACGCAAATCCAAAATATGTTAATTTACAATCGAGCGCCATATTTATTCCTCATTTTATTTAATATTTTAGGTACAATTTATGGCTATATTTGGTATCAACCCAGATTGGCTACGACACCTTGGTATTTTTGGCCGTTTGTTCCGGATAGTCCAACAGCAACACTTTTTTTAGTAGTGTCACTTATCCTATTGTATGTTAATAAAAAGAGTGCCGTTATCGATGCGCTTGCTTTTGTAACTTTAATTAAATATGGTGTTTGGGCCGTCTTGATGAATATCATTCTATTTGTGCATGACCAAACGATTTATGTGATGGGTGTTGTACTGCTGATGATGCATGCTATCATGGCAATTCAAGCCTTTTTATTTTTACCCCTCTTTAAATTTACCGAATGTAGCATGATTGTCAGTATCATTTGGGTCTTTCATAATGATGTCATTGATTATGTCTTCCATCAATATCCAGTATATGGAGGACTCTCACAGTATGAAACACAAATAGGTTACATTTCGTTTTGGCTTTCAGTCATTTCCATTTTGTTTTTGATTTATTTTACAAGACAAGGTAAAAAGATTGACCCTATTTGA
- a CDS encoding zinc metallopeptidase, with protein sequence MSLMSLIIYFVILMILPMYAQHQVKSNYEKYSQVRSTSGKTGREVALEILHANGIYDVEVKEGQGFLTDHYDPKNKVVVLSPANYSRPSVAGTAIAAHEVGHAIQDYQGYFFLRFRSALVPVANLGSSLSYIFIMAGIVLTGLQMAIGSTALWIGIFLMAFAVLFSIVTLPVEFDASKRAMNQIQKLNIVNEKEYKHAGRVLRAAAMTYVAATAVAVAELLRFILIARSSDQ encoded by the coding sequence ATGTCTTTAATGTCTTTAATTATTTATTTTGTAATACTTATGATCCTCCCAATGTATGCACAACACCAAGTTAAATCTAACTATGAAAAATATTCTCAAGTTAGATCGACAAGTGGCAAGACGGGAAGAGAAGTCGCATTAGAAATTTTACATGCGAATGGCATTTATGATGTGGAAGTAAAAGAAGGTCAAGGATTTCTAACTGACCATTATGACCCTAAAAATAAGGTAGTCGTTTTGTCACCTGCCAACTATAGTCGACCTAGCGTAGCCGGAACTGCAATTGCTGCACACGAAGTCGGACACGCGATTCAAGACTATCAAGGTTACTTCTTTTTACGATTCCGTTCTGCATTAGTACCAGTTGCTAACCTAGGAAGTTCATTGTCATATATTTTCATTATGGCTGGAATTGTGTTAACCGGATTACAAATGGCAATTGGTTCAACTGCTTTATGGATTGGGATTTTCTTAATGGCTTTTGCTGTATTATTTTCAATAGTGACATTGCCAGTTGAATTTGATGCAAGTAAACGTGCTATGAATCAGATTCAAAAGTTAAACATTGTAAATGAAAAAGAATATAAACACGCTGGACGCGTTTTAAGAGCTGCAGCTATGACTTATGTGGCAGCAACAGCAGTCGCAGTCGCTGAGCTATTACGATTTATTTTAATCGCGCGTTCATCAGATCAATAA